AtatagcaaaagaaaacacatactGAAAAGTAAATTCGATCCGCACATAACAGCCCACAAAAAACTACGAATGTGGGAGGAAATAGCAACCAACATAAACTCACGAAGTTTGATCAAACGGTCAATTTCAGAAATTCAAAAAAAATATGATAACTTAACTGTAATGTCCAAAAAAGAGATCACGCATTTCAGGAGGGAGTCCAACAAAACTGGTGAGATCAACTTTACTTGTAGGTGTAGCTTACTGTAGTTGCtacacagtaacgttttgtAACATTTACTGTTACAGTAGCTAGTCGAGGTAGACTAGCCGACCCGTAAATAGCCTTCCATTGGGTTTTCGCGGTCGCGGAACACTCTTCTTGGGATAGGCCTACGTTCATTTATATCCATAAACTCGGCCATGTTGGATTAAAAATGAACTAGAGGTACCTTAAGTTTTCTTccttagtttggttgctaaggtcTTTCGTGCAACGCTTTAACAAACTTTAAGGGATTCCTTAAGTATAAGACGAAGTtaaggagaaaaccttaaatacttaagggaacatttaaggaaaccttaagggAAATACTtaagggtgctttgtgcaaccgattacattttaaggaaaccttaactctgactttaaggaaaatcttaacttaaggtgctttgtgcaaccggcccctggTCTTTTTAAAAGTGGCAGCgtaatgtgtatttgttttggcaCGGGACGGGACGATAATCCCGCCCCCTGGCACCCGactttaatttcagcaaggccagttttgtattagctcaagttgaggaagcagtcgtggctgaagtgctctggataagagcgtctgctaaacgactaaatgtaaatgtgaagtgtttggcgcagacatacaaaacaaatgcacctacaacagaagttgtgtaggcgcatttccagagaaaataaaattaagatactgggtcttcagatgctcggatgaaggaactgtaaaaagatttttgttttcctttgtacatccaaactgagcaaatgtaatgcttcgttcgtaacaaagaggagattttcaaacagagcaattgagctttcattttatgaaaggcggagaagaacacccagggcttggtttacaacgatcgaaaattctagccactgggggaccaaaggcaggctaggggaactcatattaatgttaaataacctcctaaagtgaagttttcatgtcatgtcacctttaagcaaGAAATTCACAGGTGTTGCATAGGTGGACCTCTTTAATATGTGCAAGTGTTCAGTGGCTACAAAGAAGCATTTTCTGAGCTGCATACACTATACATCACAGCACAGATCATTGGTGTATCATCAGCATCTTGTGAAAGTTccttctctactctctcccGTGTCTTGACACCATTTCGCCGCACTACATgacagaaaaaaatatttgattatTTTGGCTCTCGAGAAGATGATAAAAAAGTTTTGACATGGatgagtgtgtttgagttttTGCCCCCCAAAATAAAAAATTGATGCTGTAATCGGGTAGGGGAATCAAATGTAATTGGGATAAAATGTGAGGGAACTGGGGGTGGATTAGACACAAAATCAAAGAATGACTCAAAGTTATGGTTGAAATatgacatacatttacatttagtcatttagcagacgctcttatccagggcgacttacagtaagtacagggatattccccccgaggcaagtagagtgaagtgccttgcccaaggacacaacgtctttgcacggccaggaatcgagccggcaaccttctgatcaatagcctgattccctaaccgctcagccatctgaccctcacATAAAAACCCTTCTTttaagggtggaggtgaggataACTTTACATAGGCCTAGCTATATATTTTAAAAGTGCAGAAGGTgtggaaaacaaacagaaaagctATAATAAATGCAATATAGATGTTATTAaatgattgggggggggggggggggcttatgtCTTGCCTTATTCCTTATGTTTCCTCACAGAAAATTAAAAATATGTATCTCTCTAATCACAATGCAGAGCAGAATATTACAGGTTACACTTGATAGAAAAATCATCATGGCCTAAATGTGGCTTGCCATTTTAAAATTactgaattcaattgaattgcctGCCAACCAAATGTAAAGTAAACAAcaaatatttaaattgttttacggCCTCATTGCTTAATTTCTTATTTGGTAGCTTGCAAGcaaatcaaattgtatttaTATTGTCTAGCCctctttacaagcaatgtcacagagggctttacATACGCCCATACTGCCGCTGAACCAacataaaccctcaaggaagacaaggaaaaactcccagtaaAAGTCATAGAGGAAAAAAtgtaagaaaccttgggaggagcaattggGTGAGtgatccccctcctccagagacggttggtgagtaGGTGTGTTCCAACATCGGctggagttgaaaacggctccaTCAAGTCGGACATTTCCTGCATTCTTCTGGTGGTTACAACAGTCAACGTGGCCGATCAATTGCCTTTTGCTTGCCTACTTTAGGCTGACAAACTGGACGAGATAAAAAAAATCCTTAAAAAATCCTGCTACATGTGAAGAGACAGACTAACCACTTCAACAATATTATTGCAGTCTGTAAATAACGGCtatataaaattaaaataaacattaaatTGCACTATTCTGTCCAGATTTGAGTATTGGCGGGAATTTACGGTGTCAGAATGAACACAAAACACTTGatggttgttgtgtgtgagtctggccaatcatgaaatagctgtgttgtCATCAGAGCTATTGTTTAACTTTTCATAAAGATAATGAGCTCGTCAATGTCGCTTTTCGTCAACCCACCAATCACAGTCAGGATGGGGCGGTACATTAAAAGTTTGACGTGCTATAACAAACCTTCATTGTAATAATGCATTTGGTTATGATTGTTGACAAGTTAGTACTCAGCATTAACACCATGGGCGGAACAGGGGTGGCTTCTGGGGCCCCAAATGTTTTCTCTAAATCCCCAAATTTGGGGGGTGAAAATTTGGGTTGTCATTttctgtaaatgtaaaaatatgaGTTCAACatcatgtttattttttattgttcaAAAAACTATTTAGCGCTCAAATTAATGCATAAAAAAAATCACGGACGTGCTGTGTTAATGCAAATTAAGTTTGGAAGTCCAtatctagcatcacatcaaacccagaatacatCCTAGGTTTGGGCTAAACCCCGAATGTTTACTATGTCTGGCTCCGCGCATGATTAACACtgggatcgttaagcagtctcaaaaattgtatcaatatttaaaaaaatatatgatccctttctgtaatcatgataccccccagaaatgttcactgcccccccagtcaaaccaggctgcatccggccctgctTAGGCTACTAGCAACAtatcatatttttttaaatacttaTCGCAAAACCTTTAGATATTTTTCTACTTCCATTTACTTCCCTAACAACAAATAATACTGCTCCTTCTGATGTGAAGATAAATTACGGTTTAAAAAGTGAGCGCCTCTGACTCACGAGTCTCCGGCTCAAGAAAAAGTTTTCAAGCTGTGTGAGGTTCACATCGCTCGAGATACAGAGTCATAAGTGTTCGTGCCGAATGACAGACAAATGATAGACAGATTATGATAGATTCAGCGCAGCGTTTAGCTGAAACATAATAGGCTTGAATCATTGCTTTTACATGATCTTTGTtgatggaatacccccctggttgaTCAGATTAGGctccaaacaaaaacaaaagcaaCAGGTTCATTAGGCAGGCCTTTAATTTGATCAAAGATGCTTGCAATACAACACGGAATGAGCATAATGGCATGTTCCTGCTGAAACAGTCAGTGATGAGCCGTCCTATCTGAGACGTTTGAAATAGAGCACAGAGATTAGAAGAAATCTGCTCATGGGCCGATGCTTGTCAACCAGTCCAACCCTGGTGTATGGTATCCAAAATATATCATACTCACCACTTGCTCCATTTTGCTGTTTGTAGTACAGATAATTTGTATAGGCTACTGGGACCTCTCAGAAACAGGCGACACTCCCTCAGAAAGACTGTATAGGCCACACAGCTACATGCCAGCACAGGGAGTACCAGTACCTATCTTTTCTTTAGGCCTGTTTAGTGTGAGAATTCGATTTTTTCAGATGATCAATTTAATTTAATATCGAGCTCATTATGAGCTCATACTGAAAAACGCCcaggactttgaaacgcagaccggcccacagccgtgtattattataatattttttttttgttgccatgGCCGTTTGATCGGCTGTCTCTCCATTTTGCTGTTTGTAGTACAGATCATTTTTATAGGCTTAGTATGGCACTACGCTTTCTTCTCCCACTATTCTTCTGATCCTGATTGTTTAGTATGGCAGCAATACAGTCAtccgtgggagagagaggcgggcaGTGTCCCAATGTTTGCCGAAGCACTTTTTTGCCTCACTTTTAAAGTCAAGGGTGTAGGTTTGGTTAAGATTGAATTTCCAAGCTATGCTATCTTCGTAGCTACCTATAATTCAGGGCTGCAACTAACTAACTACTTTTATCTAAGCGTCTGTCGACAATTTCTCAGATTTATTGatgaatctagattaaaaaaacttTTAGCAACATTATTTTATACAAAAAGTATACATTTTATTCCAAGTTGACAATAAATAACAGACCTAAATGTATGCTATTACAGCATGTGCAAAATATATACAGACGTAAAAGACAAGAACTAAACAGGCTTTGCTACATCAAATAGCTTTAACAACAGGCCATGGACTATGGAGATATTGTTTCTGCAGTGATAtattctcacactcactctctcacaaactCACCCTtttacacacactatctctcttaGACACACACTTTCCTCATCAAGAAGCCAGTCATGGTGAATAGTTTTTTCCAAAATGAGACAGTATGTGTCTGCATAATCACATTTTACTGAAAAAACAATGGATGAAAAATTGAGTATTTATCATGGTTTATGGTGCCTGTTGCTGTTGCAACATTCATCACACTGATTTAATAATATTTGTAAATTGTTTGTtatttgtatgtattttgtTTTGTGATAACACAATACTTGTTCGGCAGAAATGTAACTATACTGTGGTATCTATTATTATGCTAATCATTTGCCCCTTTCAATCAGGTATGGTGCAAAAACTGGACCAGAAGCTCCCTGTTGCTAACGAGTACCTTCTGTTGTCTGGTGGGGTACGGGAGGGAGTGGTAGACATGGACCTCGATGACTTGAGTGTCTACGCCCGTGGAACAGACTACGACATGGACTTCACCCTGCTGGTACCTGCACTCAAACTTCATGACCGCAATCAGCCTGTTACTCTGGATATGCGCCACTCTGCACTGTGCCATTCCTGGCTCAGTCTGCGCCTCTTTGATGAGGGAACCATCAACAAGTGGAAGGACTGTTGCACCATTGTGGACCACATCAATGGAGCCACAAATTACTTCTTCTCACCCACGCTGGTGGCAGACTGGTTCTACGAGTCCATCAGTATGGTACTGGTGGAGATCCAGAAGAAACCCCAGCGTGGTATGCCAAaagtggagaaggtggagaggaatGGCACCATCATATCAGTCATTCTTGGTGTGGGCAGCAGTCGCATGCTGTATGACATTGTGCCTGTGGTGTCTTTTAAGGGCTGGCCAGCCGTGGCACAGAGCTGGCTGATGGAGAACCATTTCTGGGATGGAAAGATAACAGAGGAGGAGGTCATTAGTGGCTTCTACCTAGTGCCTGCCTGCTCCTTCAAAGGCCGTAAGGAAAATGAGTGGCGCCTCTCTTTTGCCCGCAGTGAGGTGCAATTGAAGAAATGCATCTCTGCCAGTCTGATGCAAGCCTACCAGGCCTGCAAGGCCATCATCATCAAGCTCCTGTCCAGGCCAAAGGCCATTAATCCCTACCACCTGCGCAGCATAATGCTATGGGCCTGTGACCGACTCCCAGCCAACTACCTGGCCCAGGATGACTTCTCAGCCCACTTCCTGCTTGGCCTTATTGATGATCTACAGCACTGCTTGGTTAACAAGATGTGCCCCAATTACTTTATCCCACAGTGTAATATGTTGGAGCACTTGTCGGATGAGACAGCGACGCTGCATGCCCGTAAGATCTCTTCTGTGCGCTCTGACCCTGCAGAACACCTGCGTACCACCATTGAGCATGCCAAAGCTGCCAACTGTCTGACCCTGGACTTGCAGTGGCGCAGTAGTGCCTCAAACCTTCCCTCTCCCCAATCGGACGCAGGTGGGGAACACCAGCCAGATGATCGGCTAGCTAAGAAGCTGCAACAGCTGGTAACAGAAAACCCTGGGAAGTCCATCTCTGTCTTCATTAATCCTGATGATGTCACCCGGCCTCACTTTCGCATTGATGACAAATTCTTCTGAGTTTCAAAATATTGTCCTTACCGCACCTTCTCTTTGAATTAATAAGCCTACTTGGTTTTATATTTCCCACACTGGCCAAACAGCATTTAGTGGTGTGTCTGCAGATTTTGTTATCCCCTGACCACCCCTATCCCACCCTTTGTGCTCTTTGTCACCTTAAGAAGGCCTTTAATGGAAGCCGGGGCAAAAAGGCATTGCCTCCGACTGAAGATTAAGGAATGTCTAAATTTTCTTTTAGAGGTAATTATGGTACTTACACCATATAACTAACAGTAAGAGGTAGAATTAACTAGGGACTGGAtttttgaaaatgaatggagaaAAACACATGGAATTTTTATCATGAAAAGTATCCTTTCAAGTGAAAAGTGGAAATTGTTTTAGAAAGACCAAATGCCAtttgtcacctttttatcaaCGAGTTAAATATATAAATCTTGTTTTAGTTAGTATTATAATGTTGTATCCACAATTCCTTATTTATATGTTGATGACAAGAGAAAATTCAATTTTATTTGTACAGTCATGGTTATTGTTATGTGTATGGTAAAACCGTCCCAGAAATATCCCGAATATCTATGCCAAAAACCTGCAAAAAAACAGACTGGCAAAGTGATTTTCTCTCCTCAAGTGCAATTAGTGAAAATACTCATACACATCTCTCTGTGAAATGTTAATGTAATTGTGTAGTTGGTATAATCCCAAAACTTTGTTTGTTTAACCTTTTTATGGAACTGTCAAACAATTGACTGTTCAATCAGTATTTGCTGCTCTATGTTATAAAAAGGTTTTATGACTGATTAGGTATGCAAATTAGTCAACATAGGTTGCGATGGTCTGATGTATTTGCTGTGTAGACAGAACTGAAAAATTTTAGAAGAATCAGTCTGGTCATTTATTTGGACCAATTGGTCAGCACCCATATCTTCACCATCCACCATGAACCCCTATGTCAGTTTCCTGTTTGGTCAACTCTGTTAATGACATCGGAATAGGACCAAACTGGCAGCAGCAGCATCGGCAGGGAATAAAAACACACTGCCTTATCACCAATTTGGTTGTAATACCAGTTGTAAAGGAAATACATTTATCAACAATCCAGATAACAAAATTTAATCTGAACACATTGTTAGCAACAATCTGTCACTTGGCACCTATCAATGAAATCGTGCATACACAATTTATGTgatgaataaaatgtattgtatccCACGCTGCTTTTCCCTTTTTGTTTCCAAATGGTTTTTAATTTCCTGTAACGAGTAAGCAAGAAAAATATTGCCAAAGTATTATTATTTAATCCACCGATGACATCTTATCTTATACCAATCTTCAATCATGCCCTTCTTGTCCAACCCAGTCTGTAGAAGGTTACTTTTTTTATATGGACTTTCAATATGCCATGAAGAATTCACATGTCCGTATTGCAAGTTCAAGCTCTTATTTCGAACACTATTTAGAAATGAAGTGAAGTAGCAACACCTGAGTAACACAAACATTAAAATGTGAATATTTTTACTCTGGTATCACCAAGTTGATTGACATATTCCAGTCAACAAGCCCACAAGCAAACAATTGTTTAAGGTCGGGTGACCacatttgagtttgtgaaaaagggGACACTTcgtggcggggtgggggggggggcatgctgcACCATGACTATCCAGGAGGATAATTATCGTGCCTCTGGCAACACTGAGAGGGCGGGCGACCAATGACagtctacagtcagagcttgcGCATGGTgaaacgtaagggagataccctttccaaaacttgtaagggcatAATaactagtttgtgaaagacccagagaaacacaaatatccaacGACGCAAAATCCCGGacgattttggaatccctgccggacgcattttttaggtctcgaataGAGGACATGTCTGGTCACCCTATTTAAGGCGACGCAATGTCATCCGGATTTATCACATAGTGGGGCTTGTCGACACCTTTGCAGCCAGTGTGTTCTTGCCGTTACACTGCCCTCAGCAGGGGATAAGGGGTGCTCCTATCTGTGAGCTTGAATTCAcaagcccctgtgtgtgtgtgtgtgtgtgtgtgtgtgtgtgtgtgtgtgtgtgtgtgtgtgtgtgtgtgaaatgtattactgtggGTAAGTTTCATATAGGTTATAGGTTTAGACATGACTTGGACATACTTTCCTGTGTTGTTGAGAACTGTTTTTTACGTCCTGTACCCACTCTGCCAGTCCTGCTGTTAGACCCTCATTAAACAAATATTACATCCATGACTAAGGAATCCATCATCTGCAACAAGGCCTGGGTGAAGACTcaacagtttttttcttttcactgtACATGAGCCAGTCTGACTGGCTAGTCTGACATACCCATAGATTAGATTTATTTGCCAGAATTATCAGGGAATTCATAGGTTAACGCGATCTCCCTGGCATTTATCAGTGTTTTTTCACTTGGGGACACAGGAATCCTTTTGTCTACCAGTGAAATGCCCCGTCACACAAACAATATCTGGTGAACCAGAAGAACAGACGGGTCCAGCTTATGGAAATAAATAGCTATGGCTTTAGGTCACATGGCAAACAGTAAACTCAAGTGATGAAACTTTTAATACAAGGTCTATTCACAAAGATTAATAGTGATGATGCATTAACATTGCAAGTTTTATAATTGTTTTGGTTCTTTCAAACTGTAAGACACACTATTCTGGAGTGGGGTGTGTTCGTTTATGGCATTTACCACACCATCGTTGGTGTTTTCTGGACTCTGTTTGAGAATATCCTTTTGAATGTCAATCCTGACGGCGCTTACCGCTTTGACGTTGTGGCTATCACTGGATTCAAAGATGGATTGTCATCTTGAAGTTTTTATAGAGTTCAGAGTACAGGAGTAGTTTGTCTCTGAGGTCTGAAGGTGATTGTTCAAGAGGGAAGCTGGGTtatcccatctccccctcctttcctttgCACCTATTGAAGGCCGGAACTGGTTTTCAGCTGGTTCACAGGAGTGTGTTCATATTATTGTTCTGGAGATCtgtgtacagttacaaaatatagttgaatgattgcttTATAACTTAAGCTTCATGTAGATACCAATGTAGCAGGACCGTACTTGGTACAGGATGGGGGAGAGTTTAACAGGACAACGCAGACTCCAAATTCCAAAAATATAGCTTTATTAACGTACAAAAGATAGTTGCTGCCCATATTAAAATCCCGACCCCTAACCGTCCTGCCCAACAAAGCACCCCTTCTTTAAAGTGGGCTACGTCTCTTCCATAACACCAACCCCAAGCATCATAGTTCAGagttaagaggaggaggaatgtggtgaccacttaacccttgtgttatcttcgggtcattctgacccatcagtcattgtgacccaccgtcgtattgcgacagatttaccgcatacaaagacaaagtgaagcattttcttttaacagctaggctgtctcagaccccccacattgcaaaggttaaaagaaaattattttaatttgtttttgtattgggtaaaattgggtaaacacaacgatggttcgttatgaacctttgggtcatgtgacccgaaggcagcacgagggttaagggtgagggagacagagaagtgaAGCGTGAGTCCGGAGCAGTGTCTCGATTAGAGTACAGACTTAAATCCAGCGTAGTCCGCAGAGATGCAGTCCTCTCCGCCGTTCACCGCTCGTCCCCAGCTCTGTCACCCCCAGGTGTTCCAATCAGTCATCAATCAGCGATCATGTCACTTGTCTTTATTGGCCCGATAGACTCGGTTCATCACAATACCATGGATGACTTAGTTATCTTTCAGGAATAAGGAGTAGTTACTAAAATCAACATGAAAATTAAGTTGCAAAAATTAAGTTTCAAAAATCACACAAATATTCCTGTCATAATTATCCACCTTCTACCCTTATGTTAAAGGTGAAGTCTTAAATAAATTAAGTCTTACAGTTCTGGCAAGGTATGTTTCTTTGTTGAATTCCCACCACAAACTGAGAACAACTGGACACAGTTTGTCCAGAGCAAGCCCTTTGAAGCTCCTTCAGAGAGATTAGAGTCACATGCAGATTAACAAGGTCCCCCACTCTATTGTCTTTTTGTATGGCCATTTGGTGATGTGATCAGCATACTGGAGGGTGTGAAAAAAGACTCATTGTGTTTGACTGATGTGGTTGGATGAGATTACAATTGATATTAAATCAATTTGCACTCATAAAATGTATTCTTAGTCCTTTGAAACTGTAATTGAAGGTGTTGTCAGTCTAATTAGTGCATACATGATACGCATACAGACATGATATATAAGCATAATTTAATTCATAAGAAAGTACTGTATTTCTGCATTCCCTAGTCTGTACCATAGAAGCAAGGACTTTACAGACATGTGTGTAATCTATGATTGCATCTAAATGATATTGAGATTTGTTTAGACTTCTTTTcctaacaaatatatatatatataaaaactcTAAAGCAAATGAATGGTTATTAAATCAATCTAGCATTAGAAAATATTACATAACTTCAATCTGCTCTACCCTCACACACAATATGTTTTACAAAAAATGCCTTAATACTTCAACGAATAATGTGACTGGGTGGCATTTTTCTTGGTGCAACATGCTCCCCTAGATAGCTTACACATTCACAGTAGAGAAAGTTCCAAGAGATCATTGGTCATTTTCAACGGTGTCCTCCAATCTAACAGGTTTAGAGACTGTGAAACCATCCCCCAGATAGAGATAGAAAAAAATTGAGAGAGAGCaccagaaaggagagggagagatggagtgttGGGAAGTATCTGAGAGAACGatgaagggtgagagagataaaaacAGAGTGAGGCACCTCCCATTGCAGAGAGACGTTAGTAGGTGTcagtgagaaggaggaggggttgggtaCACCAACACCACATAACACAAGTCCAACGCCCCCACAGATGCCTGGAGATGGGTTCCATTTcgaagaaccacacacacacacaggcagtcatGGCCTGCAGGGCCTGGAGGCCAGAGGAATCTGGGGCAATGAGGCAGTGACTGTTGATACGGCTTCTTTTAGAGCCCTTGACCGTGATCCGACCAGACGTTTATTTCAAACATCCCAGGATCACACCAAACTGGTAGTTAAAAGGCTGATGTCACCCTCATGGCAGAAGGGCTAGTCAATACTGGTGTTCTGGACTAGATGTCTGAGTGAACAGCTTTTTACagttaacagatgtgacatGGATGGATGCAGACAGAGTAGAGCCAGTAGGTTGAGCCATGGCTGGAAACACTGGGCTGCTCTCGATTGATAGCCGACAGCAGCATGATAGTGTGCAGCACACTTCGGAATCGGATGGTCCAAGGAATACTGGTAAGGCACAACTAACTCCCAACTAACATCCTTGTGAGTCAGCTATGGTAGGTGGGCCAGGGAGAAAATAAAGAAGATAGAAGGGGATGGGGAGGACCAgataggaaagagggagaatgagTATGATGCAAATAAACAGTGTAGGCAAGTGTGCTgctctctggaggaggaggatgtcagGTTGAGAAACAAACAGCTGGGACCTGAGCCTGGGACTCTCtctacccatctctctctatttctttctcacCTCATCtatttccatctctttctttctacctctctctctccaaatctCATTGGAGTCCAGTCCATTCAGAAGGTGAACTGAATTCCATTCAAATCACAAAGAAGCAAATTCACCAAGCAAAACTCAAATATTCTAATGTCTCCGACCTCCTCCTTAAACCGCCAGGCTGCCCTTCCTCTGGTCACAGAGAAACTGTGACGTCACAAAGCTTCTATGGCTGCTTAGACACATCCTCACATCCCATAATATGCCCAGCCAAGGACACGGAGCAAATGGTGTGTGTGGACCCTCTAAGAGAGCCCTCATTATCTTTAATGAGCTTTCCCTGCTGTCTGGACTGAGGGAATGGAGGACACACTATTCTACACTGCAGCAGACACAGCTTATCACAAGTCAGCTGGTTGAAGCTGAAGGATGAAGATTTATCACCAAAACATTTTCAAATCAAAATATCCACGATTAAAAAGAGGTTGACTTGAGTGAATGTTTAGGTTTTAAATGGTCCGTTTCACGTGTTGTCTCCATGTGGGTTTTTGTTCAAATTCCAGTATTATGAAAAAGTATGAGTTTCCAGAGGCTATAGATGGACATGTCAGAATTTTCAACAATGTTTGTaattgtaaaacacacacacacaaaaacacatacaacACCTGCACGAGTGTGATAACTCTTTTCTTGGATGTAAAAGCAATCCttaacagactgtgtgtgtgtgtgtgtgtgtgtgtgtgtgtgtgtgtgtgtgtgtgtgtgtgtgtgagagagatagagagaggggggggggaggaccgGGTCCAGTGGTAGTATGACCCATCCTCTTCCAAACTCAAGAATCATCTCCACACCATATGTGAATACAGAGACACAGTtatgtattatatatatatatcatggcTCCAGGACAATATTGTCCCCAGATCCATATGTTCTCTGTAAGGCTACTCTACACCCTACTTTCTCATCTGCTGTCCATTAGAAGGCTACATGTGCTCCAAGGCAAACATGCTGTTACTTATTGCTGTTATTAGTCCACGTTTGGGTAGAGCTTATGTGACACCCAAGATGTGTGATCACATTTTTGaggttttgttagttttattttgAGCAATGTTTTGAAATATGGGTCATAGAGGTCAATTATAAGGAAAACAACGGAAcatgttgcagttccaccagagttccactgggagtgatcgcggtcgagtgcaaaatgaatgggagtctatggagctaaacagctaaatgtgtctctttcgcctgattgtcgttgagaaatctcagatttgattgtagtttttgcatgttcaacatggattat
The genomic region above belongs to Osmerus eperlanus chromosome 11, fOsmEpe2.1, whole genome shotgun sequence and contains:
- the LOC134029235 gene encoding nucleotidyltransferase MB21D2 produces the protein MMAAPALTSRAGSVSSLGSSPTATPSINNNNKITPTYPELDFRSGATIEDLNKLIQEFSKHDQREYDDQRALEIHTAKDFIFSMLGMVQKLDQKLPVANEYLLLSGGVREGVVDMDLDDLSVYARGTDYDMDFTLLVPALKLHDRNQPVTLDMRHSALCHSWLSLRLFDEGTINKWKDCCTIVDHINGATNYFFSPTLVADWFYESISMVLVEIQKKPQRGMPKVEKVERNGTIISVILGVGSSRMLYDIVPVVSFKGWPAVAQSWLMENHFWDGKITEEEVISGFYLVPACSFKGRKENEWRLSFARSEVQLKKCISASLMQAYQACKAIIIKLLSRPKAINPYHLRSIMLWACDRLPANYLAQDDFSAHFLLGLIDDLQHCLVNKMCPNYFIPQCNMLEHLSDETATLHARKISSVRSDPAEHLRTTIEHAKAANCLTLDLQWRSSASNLPSPQSDAGGEHQPDDRLAKKLQQLVTENPGKSISVFINPDDVTRPHFRIDDKFF